Genomic window (Candidatus Poribacteria bacterium):
TTGTTCTGGAGCTGGGGCGTCTGCGTCCCCAAAAAGTCTGTCATTTCGCGAGGCGTTCATAATGACGACACCCGTATTGTGTTTGTCGGCAGCAGGGAAAACCGTATCCTCTGGCGTCTTCATCGCGCAATTATACCAACAGAGAACGGTGTCGAAGAACCCCGTGTCAACGGCGTGTTGTATCTCGACCCAATCGTGTCCGGTAACACCGATGAAGCGGATGAGTCCTTCATCTCGTGCTTTCTGCGCCATTTCCAATGCACCGCCGGGTGCCAAGGCTTGATCTCGTTCCTCTTTTGTGTTCAGATGATGGAGTTGATAGACATCAATGTAATCAACGCCAAGTAGCCGTAACGATGTCTCAAGGTCTGCTCGTGCGTTTTTCGCGTCGCGCTTATTGGTTTTCGTCGCAAGAATCAGCCGATCGCGTTGCCCTTTTATGGCAGTCCCAATGACTCTTTCGTCTTCGCCATCCCTGTAGGCACGCGCCGTATCCATATAATTGACACCCGCATCTATTGCCTTGCGGTAACCGTCAGCGGATTCGCAATACGCGCCGCCGACACCGAGTCGGGTAACCGTTAATCCTGTGCGACCTAAGACTGTTTTAGGAATCTCATAAGTCATGATGTTTACCTCTATGGCTATCAGCAGTCAGGACGGATCTCTTTCAAAAATCCTTTCAGCAGTCAGTAGAAAAGGTGTTTTTGCTTGGGTGTTTCCCATCGTTTAAGAACACATCTTTGCTGATTGCTAATTTATCATTGCATGGAACTTACGCAAATTGGGTGGACACACTGACTTTGAGGTAGTTTTACCAGAGAAAGCGCAATGAATTGCGCTACTACAAACCAAGAACCTCACGAAAACGAGTAGACTGCGTAAGCCCTAATTGAATATTTGGAAGAGTATATGCTATTTTGATGTAAAAGTCAAATCTTCTCTCAAAATGCGGGTGCCATCTCCCATGCCTGAACGGATCGGAAATGTGCCTGCCCACCACGACTCACCAATCTCACACCGGTGCTATCGGTTCGCGT
Coding sequences:
- a CDS encoding aldo/keto reductase, translated to MTYEIPKTVLGRTGLTVTRLGVGGAYCESADGYRKAIDAGVNYMDTARAYRDGEDERVIGTAIKGQRDRLILATKTNKRDAKNARADLETSLRLLGVDYIDVYQLHHLNTKEERDQALAPGGALEMAQKARDEGLIRFIGVTGHDWVEIQHAVDTGFFDTVLCWYNCAMKTPEDTVFPAADKHNTGVVIMNASRNDRLFGDADAPAPEQFYRYVLSHESVGITIMGLRDIERFHRIAKALSEQETLAPESRADLEKYGAQRLEAGALT